CGTCGGAGACACCCCAGTCGTCCTGGATCCGTTTGCGGGCCAGCCACGGCAGCTCCGGGATCGTGGCGCGCAACCGCTCGATCATCTCCGCGCTCGGCGCCACCGGTTCGAGATCGGGCTCCGGGAAGTAGCGGTAGTCCTCGGCGGTCTCCTTGGCCCGGCCGGCACTGGTGTAACCGGCCTCGTGAAAGTGCCGCGTCTCCTGGACGACCTCGCCGCCGGCCGACAGCAGCGCGCCCTGACGGCACATCTCGTAGCGCACCGCCACCTCCACGCTTTTCAGCGAGTTGACGTTCTTGGTCTCGGTGCGGGTACCGAATTCTGTTGCGCCGGTGGGCTTGAGCGAAACATTCGCGTCGCAGCGCATCGATCCCTGATCCATCCGCACGTCGGAGACGTCCAGAGCGCGCATCAGGTCCCGCAGCGCGGTGACGTAGGCGCGGGCGATCTGCGGGGCCCGATCCCCGGCCCCGACGATCGGTTTGGTCACGATCTCGATCAGGGGCACTCCGGCACGGTTGTAGTCGACCAGGGACTCGGTGGCGCCCTCGATGCGGCCGGTGTCGCTGCCGACGTGGGTCAGTTTCCCGGTGTCCTCCTCCATGTGCGCGCGTTCGATCTCCACCGGCCAGGTGGATCCGTCTTCCAGCGGGACATCCAGGGAGCCGTTGAACGCGATCGGCTCGTCGTACTGGGAGATCTGGTAGTTCTTCGGCTGGTCGGGGTAGAAGTAGTTCTTCCGCGCGAACCGCCCCCAGGGCGCAATCTCGCAGTTCAGCGCCAACCCGATACGGATCGCCGACTCCACCGCGGTCGCGTTGAGCACCGGCAGCGAGCCGGGCAACCCCAGGCAGACCGGGCAGACCTGGGTGTTGGGTTCGGCCCCGAACGCGGTGGAACACCCGCAGAACATTTTGGTGGCCGTGGACAACTCCACGTGGACCTCCAGACCCAGCACCGGGTCGAAGCGGGCGATTACCTCGTCGTAGTCGAGCAGATCGGCGGCGGCAGCGGTCATGGCCTGAGTCTATTCGCCGGCCGACCGCGCCTCTCAGGGTGCGGTGACCACCGGTGTCGTGGCCGGGTCAGACCGGCCAGGTTTCGAGACGGTAGGCCGCGTCCCAGAACATCCACTCGTAGCGCGCGGCCGTGCCGAAGTGTGCACGCATCAGCTGCGTCTCGTGGTCCGAGCCGCGGGCGCCGAGGCGGTCGGTGACCGCCAGCACGTCCTCGACCATCACGGCGAACTCGTCGGCGGCGTACATGTCGATCCAGCGTTGATACAGCGCATCGGGGGAGCCGTTTTTCTGCAGGTGCTCCCCGACCGCGGCGTAAATCCAGTAGCAGGGCAGCACCGCGGCCACCGCCTCGGCGTAGGACCCCAGCTGGGTCACCGAGAGCAGGTAGCTGACGTAGGCCCGGGTGGTCGGGCTCACCGAGGCGGCCGCCGCCTCCGCGGCGGTGGTGCCCAGCCCGGCGAGCAACTCGGCGTGCACGTCCTGCTCGGCGAGGATCGCCTCGTGGGCGTGCCGGGCGAACAGCACCGTCTCGTTCTCGTCGCCGGCCTTGGCGGCACAGCCGGCCAGCGCCCGCGCGTAGCCGCGCAGGTAGTGGCCGTCCTGGGCGATGTAGTAGTGGAACCGGTCGTGACGCAACGACCCGTCGGTCAGGCCGGTGATGAACGGGTGCTCGCAGATACCGCGATAGATCGCCGTGATGTCCGACCACAGCAGGTCACGAAAACGATCAGCCATGCTCCCACGGTAGCCCGCCCGCCCGACGCGCCGCGTCGACACTGAGATCAGGTGATGCACCCGGATTTTCGGCGCCGCGGCGCACCGCGCCCCTAAACTGGTGTGATGGCGGAGCGCAACGTACTCGGTGGGCCGCTGCAGCCGTGCGGCACCGACCCGGTCACCGGGTTCTACCGTGACGGCTGCTGCTCGAGCGGGCCCGAGGATGTGGGCCTGCACACGATCTGCGCGGTGGTCACCGGTGAGTTCCTGGCTCATCAACGGTCGATCGGCAACGACTTGTCCACCCCGATGCCCGCCTACCGGTTTCCCGGGCTCACCCCGGGCGACCGCTGGTGTGTCACCGCGGTGAACTGGCTGCGCGCCCACCAGGACGGCTACGCCGCACCGGTGGTGTTGGCGGCCACCCATGAGCGCACCCTCGACGTGGTGCCGCTGCAGGTGCTCGGCGAATACGCCGTCGACGTGCCCGACGACCCCGGCGACCTGTGAGCCGGCCCCGCCCGATCGCGGTCAGCCGAAGAACGCCGCGGCGTCGTCGTAGCGGCTCTGCGGCACCAGCTTGAGCTGGCTCACCGCGTCGGCCAGCGGCACCCGGCCGATGTCCTGCCCGCGCAGCGAGACCATCATCCCGTACTCGCCGGCGTGCGCGGCGTCGGCGGCGTTGACCCCGAACCGGGTGGCCAGCACCCGGTCGTAGGCGGTCGGGGTGCCGCCGCGCTGCACGTGTCCGAGGACGGTCACCCGCACCTCTTTTTTGACCCGCTGTTCGATCTCCACGCCGAGCTGGGCCGCCACCCCGGTGAAGCGTTCATGGCCGAATTCGTCGGTACCGCCGGCGCGTAGCTCCATCGACCCGGCCGCCGGTTTGGCGCCCTCGGCGACCACGCAGATGAAATGCGAGGAACCGTGCTGGAACCGTTTTTTCACCAACCGGCAGACCTCTTCGACGTCGAACGGCTGCTCGGGGATGAGCGTGGCGTGCGCCCCGGACGCGAGACCGGCGTTCAGCGCGATCCAGCCGGCGTGCCGACCCATCACCTCCACCAGCATCACCCGCTGATGGGACTCGGCCGTGGAGTGCAGCCGGTCGATGGCTTCGGTGGCCACCGTCAGCGCCGTGTCGTGCCCGAATGTCACGTCGGTGCAGTCGATGTCGTTGTCGATGGTCTTGGGCACCCCGACGACCGGGACGTTCTCCTCGGAGAGCCAGTGCGCGGCGGTGAGCGTGCCCTCTCCCCCGATCGGGATCAGCACGTCGATGCCGTTGTCGTCCAGGGTCTGTTTGACCTGGTCGAGCCCGGCCCGCAGTTTGTCCGGGTGGGTGCGGGCGGTGCCGAGCACCGTGCCGCCCTTGGCCAGCAGCCGGTCGTTGCGGTCGTCGTTGGCCAACTGGATCCGTCGGTTCTCCAGCAGCCCACGCCACCCGTCCTGGAAACCCACCACCGTCGAGTTGTAGCGGGCGTCGCAGGTGCGCACGATCGCTCGGATCACGGCGTTGAGACCGGGACAGTCCCCGCCCCCGGTGAGGATTCCGATTCGCATGACCCCCATCATGCCGGGTCGGGTCCCACGCCCGTGAGCCGACCAACGATCGTCGCGCCGCCGGTGTCGGGCCGGTCCACACCGCAACGCGCCGTGCAGCGCGGTGCGGCGCCGTGCTCACAGGGCGGTCGGCAGCCTGCCTCGGGCGGTCTCGTAGGCGGCACCCACCCGGTAGAGCCGGTCGTCGGCCAGCGCCGGGGCCATGATCTGCAGACCCACCGGCAGGTTGTCCTCCTCGGCGAGCCCCGAGGGCACCGACATCGCACAGTGCCCGGCCAGGTTCATCGGCAGCGTGCACAGGTCGAACAGGTACATCGCCAACGGATCGTCGACCTTCTCCCCCAGCCGGAACGCGGTGCTCGGCGTGGTCGGCGAGACCAGCACGTCGACACTGCGGTAGGCGGCGTCGAGGTCCCGGGCGATCAGGGTGCGGATCTTCTGCGCCTGGTTGTAGTAGGCGTCGTAGTAGCCGGCCGACAGCGCATAGGTGCCGATCATGATGCGGCGTTTGACTTCCGGTCCGAATCCGGCCGCCCGGGTCAGCGCCATCACCTCCTCGGCGCTGTGGCTGCCGTCGTCACCGACGCGCAGCCCGAACCGCATCGCGTCGAAGCGGGCCAGGTTGCTCGAGACCTCCGAGGGCAGGATCAGGTAGTAGGCGGCCAGCGCGTGCTCGAAGCTGGGGCAGTCCACCTCCGACACCTGCGCGCCGAGTTCGGTGAGCTGGTTCACCGCGGCGTCGAACGATCCCAGCACGCCGGGCTGGTAGCCCTCGCCGCCGTGCAGTTGGCGCACCACCCCGACGCGCAGCCCGGTGAGGTCGCCGGAGGCGCCGGCGCGGGCGGCGGCCACCACGTCGGGGCGCGCGCGGTTCACCGAGGTGGAGTCGCGGTGGTCGTGGCCGGCGATCACCGCGTGCAGCAGCGCCGCGTCCAGGACGCTGCGCGCGCACGGCCCGCCCTGGTCCAGCGACGACGCACAGGCCACCAGCCCGTAGCGACTCACCGTGCCGTAGGTGGGTTTGACGCCGACGGTGGCGGTCAGGGCGGCCGGCTGACGGATCGAGCCGCCGGTGTCGGTGCCGATCGCCAGGGGCGCCTGGAACGCGGCCAGCGCCGCCGCGCTGCCGCCCCCGGAGCCGCCGGGCACCCGTTCGGTGTCCCACGGGTTGCGGGTGGGGTGGTAGGCGGAGTTCTCCGTCGACGAGCCCATCGCGAACTCGTCCATGTTCGTCTTGCCCAGGATCGGGATGCCGGCGGCCCGCAGCAGCATCGTCACCGTGGCGTCGTACGGCGGGCGCCAGCCCTCCAGGATCTTCGACCCACAGGTGGTGGGCATGTCGGTGGTGGTGAACACGTCCTTGAGCGCCAGCGGCACCCCGGCCAGCGGGGAGGCCGGCTGCTCCCCGGCGGCGAACGCCGCGTCGACCGCGGCGGCCGCGGCCAACGCCTCGTCGGCGGCGACGTGCAGAAACGCCCCGTAGTCGCCGTCGGTGGCGGCGATCCGGTCCAGGCAGGCCCGGGTCAACTCCACCGACGACAGCTCGCCGGCGGCGATCCGGGCGGCCAGCTCGGCCGCGTCGGCACCGAGGAGTTCGTTCACCGGTCGTCTCCGAGGATCTGGGGCACCACGAACCGGCCGTCGCGCGCCTGCGGCGCCGCGTGCAGCGCCTGCCGTTGGCCCAACCCCATCCGGATCGTGTCGGGGCGCATCACGTTGACCTCCGGCAGCGGGTTGCCGGTGGGCGCCACACCGGTGACGTCGACGGACTGAATCGTGCTGACATGGGTGAGGATGGCGTCCAGCTGGGCCGCGTAGCCGTCCAGCTCGGCGTCGCTGAGCGCCAGCCGGGCCAGCTTGGCCAGGTGGGCCACCTCGTCTCGGGAGATCTGGGACACGGCGTCCAAGCCTACTCATCCACCGATGTCGGCCCGCACGGCGTGTGGAACAGTTGACCCGTGCGGTCCTATCTGATGCGCGTCCAGCTGCCGGACCGCCCCGGGTCGCTGGGGTCGCTGGCGGTGGCGTTGGGTTCGGTGGGCGCAGACATCCTGTCGTTGGACGTGGTCGATCGCGGCCCCGGCTACGCGGTCGACGACCTGGTGGTGGAGCTGGCCGCCGGGGGGATGCCCGACGCGTTGATCAGCGCCGCCGAACAGCTGGCCGGGGTGCGGGTGGACAGTGTGCGGCCCTACACCGATGTGCTCGACGCCCATCGCGAACTCGAACTGGTCGACCACATCGCCGCGGCCGGTGACCGCGGCGCCAAGCTGCAACTGCTGGTCGACGAGGCGCCGCGGGTGCTGCGCGCCGGATGGTGCGCGGTGGTGCGCCTCACCGAGCAGGGGCCGCGGCGGCTGGCCGGCAGCCCCGGAGCGCCCGAGACCGAGGTCAGCGCGCTGCCGTGGCTGCCGTTGGCGCGGGCCACCGCGCTCGACGGCACCGCCGGATGGGTGCCGCCGGTCTGGCAGGAGCTCGACACCGCCCTGGCCGCGGCGCCGCTGGGCCGCCCGGAGGTCGCGGTGGTGCTGGGCCGCGCCGGCGGCCCGGCGTTCCGGGCCTCCGAGGTGGCCCGGCTGGGCTATCTGGCCGGCATCGTCGCCACTCTGCTGGGGTGAGCGCCGGCAGCGGCCGCGCCGCTCAGCGCAGGGTGACCGTCGGCGGGCTGGTCGACAGGTCGGCGGTGCCGCTGATGTAGGTGGAGACGGTGCCGTTGACGTCGCTGCCGTCCCGTTTCTTCGCGCTCAGCGGCCAGTCGACGTCGCCGCTGAACCGCAGCGTCAGGTCGTACTCGCTGAACAGGTCGGTCGTGATCGGGGCGAGGTCGGGCACCCCCCAGTTGACGGTGTCCTCGGCGGCCTCGCTGCGGCTGAGGCGCTGCGGGCAGCCGGTGGGCGCCAGCTTGCGGGTCGTGGTGCACTTCGCCAACGCGGCCTTGATGCCGTCCTTGACCGCGCGGTTGCCCTGCTCGCTCACGTCGAAGTTGATGTTGAGTTTGTAAAACGAGCTGTAGCTCAATCCGTTGAGCAGCAACGGGTCGGAGCTGACCGTGAGGTTGGGGTTGCTGCTCCCGATGTCCAGCCAGCCGGGGAACACGTAGAACGTGGCGTCACCGATGTCCTTGCCGAACAGGGTGAGCGTCTTCTGGGCGTCGTTGTTGGTGCTGGTCGACGGCTCGAGCTTGATCGCCGCCTGGTCGAGTTTCCATTCCTTGTCCGATTTTTTCAGGCTGATCGTCTCGTCGGAGACCTTGTCGCCGAATTTCGCCGAGACGTGCACGCGGCCCATCCCGACGAAGTCCTTGGCGTCGTCGTTGAGGATCGTGATGTCGGTGATCGGCATCTTCGCGATCTGTTTGTCCAGGATCTCGTCGGTGAGGAACTCCGTGGACCCGGGCTGGTCGGCGCCGTAGGACAGCGCCTTCTCGGCGTC
This sequence is a window from Mycolicibacillus parakoreensis. Protein-coding genes within it:
- a CDS encoding ATP-dependent 6-phosphofructokinase, translated to MRIGILTGGGDCPGLNAVIRAIVRTCDARYNSTVVGFQDGWRGLLENRRIQLANDDRNDRLLAKGGTVLGTARTHPDKLRAGLDQVKQTLDDNGIDVLIPIGGEGTLTAAHWLSEENVPVVGVPKTIDNDIDCTDVTFGHDTALTVATEAIDRLHSTAESHQRVMLVEVMGRHAGWIALNAGLASGAHATLIPEQPFDVEEVCRLVKKRFQHGSSHFICVVAEGAKPAAGSMELRAGGTDEFGHERFTGVAAQLGVEIEQRVKKEVRVTVLGHVQRGGTPTAYDRVLATRFGVNAADAAHAGEYGMMVSLRGQDIGRVPLADAVSQLKLVPQSRYDDAAAFFG
- a CDS encoding DUF2237 family protein, with product MAERNVLGGPLQPCGTDPVTGFYRDGCCSSGPEDVGLHTICAVVTGEFLAHQRSIGNDLSTPMPAYRFPGLTPGDRWCVTAVNWLRAHQDGYAAPVVLAATHERTLDVVPLQVLGEYAVDVPDDPGDL
- the gatA gene encoding Asp-tRNA(Asn)/Glu-tRNA(Gln) amidotransferase subunit GatA; amino-acid sequence: MNELLGADAAELAARIAAGELSSVELTRACLDRIAATDGDYGAFLHVAADEALAAAAAVDAAFAAGEQPASPLAGVPLALKDVFTTTDMPTTCGSKILEGWRPPYDATVTMLLRAAGIPILGKTNMDEFAMGSSTENSAYHPTRNPWDTERVPGGSGGGSAAALAAFQAPLAIGTDTGGSIRQPAALTATVGVKPTYGTVSRYGLVACASSLDQGGPCARSVLDAALLHAVIAGHDHRDSTSVNRARPDVVAAARAGASGDLTGLRVGVVRQLHGGEGYQPGVLGSFDAAVNQLTELGAQVSEVDCPSFEHALAAYYLILPSEVSSNLARFDAMRFGLRVGDDGSHSAEEVMALTRAAGFGPEVKRRIMIGTYALSAGYYDAYYNQAQKIRTLIARDLDAAYRSVDVLVSPTTPSTAFRLGEKVDDPLAMYLFDLCTLPMNLAGHCAMSVPSGLAEEDNLPVGLQIMAPALADDRLYRVGAAYETARGRLPTAL
- the gatC gene encoding Asp-tRNA(Asn)/Glu-tRNA(Gln) amidotransferase subunit GatC, whose product is MSQISRDEVAHLAKLARLALSDAELDGYAAQLDAILTHVSTIQSVDVTGVAPTGNPLPEVNVMRPDTIRMGLGQRQALHAAPQARDGRFVVPQILGDDR
- a CDS encoding ACT domain-containing protein; amino-acid sequence: MRSYLMRVQLPDRPGSLGSLAVALGSVGADILSLDVVDRGPGYAVDDLVVELAAGGMPDALISAAEQLAGVRVDSVRPYTDVLDAHRELELVDHIAAAGDRGAKLQLLVDEAPRVLRAGWCAVVRLTEQGPRRLAGSPGAPETEVSALPWLPLARATALDGTAGWVPPVWQELDTALAAAPLGRPEVAVVLGRAGGPAFRASEVARLGYLAGIVATLLG
- the gatB gene encoding Asp-tRNA(Asn)/Glu-tRNA(Gln) amidotransferase subunit GatB is translated as MTAAAADLLDYDEVIARFDPVLGLEVHVELSTATKMFCGCSTAFGAEPNTQVCPVCLGLPGSLPVLNATAVESAIRIGLALNCEIAPWGRFARKNYFYPDQPKNYQISQYDEPIAFNGSLDVPLEDGSTWPVEIERAHMEEDTGKLTHVGSDTGRIEGATESLVDYNRAGVPLIEIVTKPIVGAGDRAPQIARAYVTALRDLMRALDVSDVRMDQGSMRCDANVSLKPTGATEFGTRTETKNVNSLKSVEVAVRYEMCRQGALLSAGGEVVQETRHFHEAGYTSAGRAKETAEDYRYFPEPDLEPVAPSAEMIERLRATIPELPWLARKRIQDDWGVSDEVMRDLVNAGAVELVAATVAAGASSDSARAWWGNFLVQKANEAGVDLEALPISPAQVAEVVALVDAGTLSNKLARQVVEGVLAGEGEPEQVMTDRGLEVVRDDSVIQAAVDEALAANPDVVDKIRGGKVQAAGAIVGAVMKATKGQADAARVRELVLAACS
- the tenA gene encoding thiaminase II gives rise to the protein MADRFRDLLWSDITAIYRGICEHPFITGLTDGSLRHDRFHYYIAQDGHYLRGYARALAGCAAKAGDENETVLFARHAHEAILAEQDVHAELLAGLGTTAAEAAAASVSPTTRAYVSYLLSVTQLGSYAEAVAAVLPCYWIYAAVGEHLQKNGSPDALYQRWIDMYAADEFAVMVEDVLAVTDRLGARGSDHETQLMRAHFGTAARYEWMFWDAAYRLETWPV